One window of Nymphaea colorata isolate Beijing-Zhang1983 chromosome 1, ASM883128v2, whole genome shotgun sequence genomic DNA carries:
- the LOC116246374 gene encoding mediator of RNA polymerase II transcription subunit 18 — protein MECVVQGIIETQHVEALEILLQGLCGVPKQRLRIHELCLKSGPNLGMVASEVRLLCDLEQAEPSWTVKHIGGAMRGAGAEQLSVLVRTTVESKVSRNALRFFYGLGYKLDYELLRVGFAFTFERGARITVAVTSVNKMPKLHATDEAVPVTPGIQLVEVTSPAAADNYTDVVAAISSFCEHLAPLLHLSKPGVPTGVVATAAAAAASLMSNGSGTTL, from the exons ATGGAGTGCGTGGTGCAAGGGATTATAGAGACTCAA CATGTGGAGGCCCTGGAGATCCTCTTACAAGGCCTTTGTGGTGTTCCAAAGCAACGCCTCAGGATCCATGAGCTCTGCCTGAAAAGTGGACCGAATCTTG GAATGGTAGCGTCAGAGGTGCGTCTCCTCTGTGATCTGGAGCAGGCTGAACCATCTTG GACTGTGAAGCATATAGGTGGCGCAATGAGAGGTGCTGGTGCAGAGCAACTTTCAGTTCTAGTCCGCACAACAGTTGAAAGCAAAGTAAGCAGGAACGCGTTGCGCTTTTTCTATGGGCTTGGCTACAAATTAGATTATGAACTTCTGAGAGTAGGCTTTGCATTCACCTTTGAAAGAGGTGCTCGGATCACTGTTGCTGTGACTTCTGTGAATAAGATGCCAAAGCTGCATGCGACTGATGAGGCAGTGCCTGTCACACCGGGCATTCAATTAGTTGAAGTAACATCCCCTGCTGCCGCTGATAATTACACTGATGTAGTGGCAGCCATTTCATCCTTTTGTGAACATCTTGCACC gcTCCTACATCTCTCAAAACCTGGTGTTCCAACAGGAGTGGTTGCTactgctgccgccgccgctgcaTCACTCATGTCAAATGGGAGTGGTACCACTTTGTAA
- the LOC116247273 gene encoding vacuolar protein 8-like, with protein sequence MKPSRYFLSCSVVKVEMGEQGSDAGRPEEHDEQKGRFQQPDNDLQRALDLIVVVTALTQSTRAFAAKWQSIRAKLERLRCDLSNALLLLASSSASASASAEGEIPDVAAPEILSTLTDCAALARSCTELSYSGKLLMQSDLDGLSGRLDVHLRHIDGIYKAGTLGGHALALVVSRPPTGASKEDMRFFVRDLFTRVQIGSRAMKSDALRTLEETLREDDKYQRIVVETGDVAQLVTFLESDDAELSERSAGILSAVAADEENKAELVAAGVVFPAIRMIETGGAQGREAAATLLNRLTANSENAWSVSSQGGVTVALAICRKEEGALLREAAGILRNLAGVEEIAQFMMEEGVASVMFRLLKSSDEEAQACAADCLRIMSAGGISARNSIIKEGGIPLLVSVLGSQSLKCREFALRTIGNLTSSPNSARLVLHAGFLSQIPAILRRGDFSVQEPAARAVRDIAKLSEDARKSAGEAGIMPEMLKLLEAKSLTVKSLAAEAISELLTVPKNRSRFVQEDGSTVRILRALDTDEDSRVRQFLLLALVWISNSPAGRRKISSSGSLQSVERLAKSDVPEARRIVRRVSGNKFRKILDGIWKS encoded by the coding sequence ATGAAGCCATCTCGTTACTTTCTTTCTTGTAGCGTCGTGAAAGTGGAAATGGGGGAGCAGGGAAGCGATGCGGGGCGACCGGAGGAACATGACGAGCAGAAGGGGAGATTCCAGCAACCAGATAACGATCTCCAGCGTGCCTTGGACCTAATCGTGGTTGTGACGGCGCTCACCCAGTCGACCAGAGCCTTCGCGGCAAAATGGCAGTCCATTCGCGCCAAGCTCGAGCGGCTGCGCTGCGACCTCTCCAACGCCCTTCTTCTCCTCGCCTCGTCCTCGGCCTCGGCCTCCGCCTCTGCCGAAGGGGAAATTCCGGACGTGGCAGCGCCGGAGATTCTGTCGACGCTGACGGACTGTGCTGCTCTGGCGCGAAGCTGCACGGAACTGTCTTACAGCGGGAAACTGCTGATGCAGAGCGACCTCGACGGGCTCTCCGGCCGTCTCGACGTGCACCTCCGGCACATCGACGGCATCTACAAGGCAGGGACGCTGGGGGGCCACGCACTTGCGCTCGTTGTTTCCCGGCCACCGACAGGGGCTTCGAAGGAGGACATGCGCTTCTTCGTTCGCGACTTGTTCACTCGAGTCCAGATCGGAAGCAGAGCGATGAAGTCGGACGCCCTCCGCACTCTCGAGGAGACTCTCCGCGAGGATGACAAGTACCAGAGGATCGTTGTCGAGACTGGGGACGTGGCTCAGCTGGTGACGTTTCTCGAGTCCGATGACGCTGAATTGAGCGAGAGATCCGCGGGAATCCTCTCTGCTGTTGCGGCGGACGAGGAGAACAAGGCGGAGCTCGTTGCCGCCGGCGTCGTCTTCCCGGCTATCAGAATGATAGAAACCGGTGGAGCACAAGGGAGGGAGGCGGCGGCGACGTTGTTGAACCGGCTCACCGCGAACTCCGAGAACGCGTGGTCCGTCTCGTCTCAGGGTGGCGTCACAGTAGCATTAGCAATTTGCCGGAAGGAGGAGGGGGCACTCTTGCGTGAGGCTGCAGGGATCCTGAGGAACCTCGCCGGAGTGGAGGAGATCGCGCAGTTCATGATGGAGGAGGGAGTGGCTTCCGTCATGTTCCGGCTTCTCAAGTCCAGTGACGAGGAGGCACAGGCATGCGCGGCCGATTGCCTTCGAATCATGTCGGCCGGCGGCATCTCTGCGAGAAATTCGATCATTAAAGAAGGAGGGATACCGTTGCTTGTTTCCGTCTTGGGATCACAGTCGCTCAAGTGCCGGGAATTCGCATTGCGAACAATAGGGAACCTCACATCCTCGCCAAATTCCGCAAGGCTGGTTCTCCACGCAGGTTTCCTCAGCCAAATTCCGGCCATCTTGAGGCGAGGGGACTTCTCCGTACAGGAGCCGGCAGCTCGAGCCGTACGCGATATCGCGAAGCTCTCTGAAGACGCGAGGAAAAGCGCGGGAGAAGCCGGAATCATGCCGGAGATGCTGAAGCTACTCGAAGCCAAGTCTCTCACCGTAAAATCCCTGGCTGCGGAGGCGATCTCCGAGCTCCTCACCGTCCCGAAGAACAGGAGCCGGTTCGTCCAGGAAGATGGCAGCACCGTCCGCATCCTCCGAGCGCTCGACACGGACGAAGACTCTCGGGTAAGGCAGTTCCTTCTGCTCGCTCTGGTTTGGATATCTAATTCGCCCGCCGGCAGGCGGAAGATCTCGTCCTCCGGCTCGCTTCAGTCGGTGGAGCGCCTCGCCAAGAGCGACGTCCCAGAGGCAAGACGGATCGTCCGGAGAGTCTCCGGCAACAAGTTCCGGAAGATCCTGGACGGAATTTGGAAATCATGA
- the LOC116250454 gene encoding uncharacterized protein LOC116250454 isoform X2 — translation MLAFTEATDTPNIHVFDNAAFSDDEEEDKEEMATVNVSWGSPRPSFFDSMESDSGKENRSPDAFSSVAYSWRPQKPLKPQSGTTVEKPLKSILKNGVSSAAKNTSESDRISAGIEDIENQIRRLTGKLAELRLQQAAAAEAEGQAQGKQHAECEKNKGEKEKKREVEVMVGDSCNLQTAACVKQPVRRGRIVAAKFMTGVASLHKKMVELQEPPTRFQQDRRKSCFTRLPLEEQKEMRKVSRSLSLSPRKPAPRIFKISGFPTVGAKVPVRKADVTTLAKPKALFPDNVAGSGRRDYSGKVPDQPIASLQSRRKSCYYKLPKESVEKAKGPRSSSLSPKKPRPSISKTPGFLTVGSKKPVKRDGVINLTQPKTLFQGEEAGGGRKPVAGNMKSSRVVGSRYVKTSTVSKKGVAACGSQTNLKVIGKQSLQASRKEVAKKTGGEARRQPAKEVLDADNGTVDNGEPVTPQKPEQESPAPRRKMWMQESPVTAMANLLPKIRTIRTTPESPRDSGCVKRAVDRIGMLSYFQEDELVSSRSLDPLSFVEE, via the exons ATGTTGGCGTTCACCGAAGCCACGGATACCCCAAACATTCATGTTTTCGACAACGCCGCCTTTtctgatgatgaagaagaggacaAAGAAGAGATGGCCACCGTAAACGTCTCGTGGGGGTCACCTCGGCCGAGCTTCTTCGATTCGATGGAATCGGACTCCGGCAAGGAAAACCGGAGCCCGGACGCTTTCTCATCGGTTGCCTATTCTTGGCGGCCGCAGAAGCCGCTTAAGCCTCAATCTGGAACCACTGTGGAGAAGCCCTTGAAATCGATCCTGAAAAATGGTGTTTCTTCTGCGGCCAAGAACACGTCCGAGAGCGACAGGATTTCTGCAGGGATCGAAGATATTGAGAACCAGATCAGGCGTTTGACGGGAAAATTGGCCGAGCTCCGACTCCAACAAGCAGCGGCTGCCGAAGCAGAGGGGCAGGCACAGGGGAAGCAGCATGCAGAATGTGAAAAGAAcaagggagaaaaggaaaagaagcgGGAAGTGGAGGTCATGGTTGGAGATTCCTGCAATCTCCAGACTGCAGCCTGCGTGAAGCAGCCGGTGAGGCGGGGAAGAATTGTGGCGGCCAAGTTCATGACGGGCGTCGCATCCTTGCATAAGAAAATGGTGGAGTTGCAGGAACCGCCAACCAGATTCCAGCAAGACCGCCGTAAATCTTGCTTCACAAGGCTTCCTTTAGAAGAGCAAAAGGAAATGAGGAAAGTCTCGAGGAGTCTGAGCCTCAGTCCTCGAAAACCTGCGCCACGGATTTTCAAAATCAGTGGTTTCCCCACAGTTGGAGCAAAAGTTCCGGTAAGAAAAGCCGATGTTACCACATTAGCCAAACCTAAGGCTCTCTTCCCAGACAATGTAGCAGGTAGCGGCCGAAGAGACTACTCCGGAAAAGTACCTGATCAACCGATCGCCTCGCTACAAAGTCGCCGGAAATCGTGCTACTACAAGTTGCCCAAGGAAAGTGTTGAGAAGGCTAAAG GTCCAagaagctcaagcttgagtccAAAAAAACCACGACCATCGATCTCAAAAACTCCGGGATTCTTGACGGTTGGATCGAAAAAACCTGTGAAGAGAGATGGAGTTATCAATTTAACACAGCCTAAAACCCTCTTTCAGGGAGAAGAAGCTGGCGGCGGAAGAAAACCAGTGGCTGGGAATATGAAAAGCTCGAGGGTCGTCGGCAGCCGGTATGTTAAGACTTCTACCGTGTCTAAAAAAGGCGTAGCTGCATGTGGCTCACAGACTAACCTGAAAGTCATAGGCAAACAGTCGTTGCAGGCAAGCAGAAAGGAAGTAGCTAAGAAAACAGGAGGGGAGGCTAGAAGACAACCAGCGAAGGAGGTTCTTGACGCCGATAATGGAACGGTTGACAATGGAGAGCCTGTAACTCCCCAGAAACCTGAGCAGGAAAGTCCGGCACCCCGTCGGAAGATGTGGATGCAAGAATCTCCAGTCACCGCCATGGCCAATCTTCTTCCCAAGATCAGAACAATCCGAACGACGCCAGAAAGCCCTCGTGATTCAGGCTGCGTCAAGAGAGCTGTAGACCGCATTGGGATGTTATCATACTTTCAGGAAGATGAATTGGTATCAAGTAGATCGCTTGATCCCCTCTCTTTTGTGGAAGAATGA
- the LOC116250454 gene encoding uncharacterized protein LOC116250454 isoform X1, with amino-acid sequence MLAFTEATDTPNIHVFDNAAFSDDEEEDKEEMATVNVSWGSPRPSFFDSMESDSGKENRSPDAFSSVAYSWRPQKPLKPQSGTTVEKPLKSILKNGVSSAAKNTSESDRISAGIEDIENQIRRLTGKLAELRLQQAAAAEAEGQAQGKQHAECEKNKGEKEKKREVEVMVGDSCNLQTAACVKQPVRRGRIVAAKFMTGVASLHKKMVELQEPPTRFQQDRRKSCFTRLPLEEQKEMRKVSRSLSLSPRKPAPRIFKISGFPTVGAKVPVRKADVTTLAKPKALFPDNVAGSGRRDYSGKVPDQPIASLQSRRKSCYYKLPKESVEKAKGPRSSSLSPKKPRPSVSKTPGFLTVGSKQPVKRDGLTNLTQPKTLFPDNVAGIGRRDYSGKVPDQPIASLQIRRKSCYYKLPKEGIEKAKGPRSSSLSPKKPRPSISKTPGFLTVGSKKPVKRDGVINLTQPKTLFQGEEAGGGRKPVAGNMKSSRVVGSRYVKTSTVSKKGVAACGSQTNLKVIGKQSLQASRKEVAKKTGGEARRQPAKEVLDADNGTVDNGEPVTPQKPEQESPAPRRKMWMQESPVTAMANLLPKIRTIRTTPESPRDSGCVKRAVDRIGMLSYFQEDELVSSRSLDPLSFVEE; translated from the coding sequence ATGTTGGCGTTCACCGAAGCCACGGATACCCCAAACATTCATGTTTTCGACAACGCCGCCTTTtctgatgatgaagaagaggacaAAGAAGAGATGGCCACCGTAAACGTCTCGTGGGGGTCACCTCGGCCGAGCTTCTTCGATTCGATGGAATCGGACTCCGGCAAGGAAAACCGGAGCCCGGACGCTTTCTCATCGGTTGCCTATTCTTGGCGGCCGCAGAAGCCGCTTAAGCCTCAATCTGGAACCACTGTGGAGAAGCCCTTGAAATCGATCCTGAAAAATGGTGTTTCTTCTGCGGCCAAGAACACGTCCGAGAGCGACAGGATTTCTGCAGGGATCGAAGATATTGAGAACCAGATCAGGCGTTTGACGGGAAAATTGGCCGAGCTCCGACTCCAACAAGCAGCGGCTGCCGAAGCAGAGGGGCAGGCACAGGGGAAGCAGCATGCAGAATGTGAAAAGAAcaagggagaaaaggaaaagaagcgGGAAGTGGAGGTCATGGTTGGAGATTCCTGCAATCTCCAGACTGCAGCCTGCGTGAAGCAGCCGGTGAGGCGGGGAAGAATTGTGGCGGCCAAGTTCATGACGGGCGTCGCATCCTTGCATAAGAAAATGGTGGAGTTGCAGGAACCGCCAACCAGATTCCAGCAAGACCGCCGTAAATCTTGCTTCACAAGGCTTCCTTTAGAAGAGCAAAAGGAAATGAGGAAAGTCTCGAGGAGTCTGAGCCTCAGTCCTCGAAAACCTGCGCCACGGATTTTCAAAATCAGTGGTTTCCCCACAGTTGGAGCAAAAGTTCCGGTAAGAAAAGCCGATGTTACCACATTAGCCAAACCTAAGGCTCTCTTCCCAGACAATGTAGCAGGTAGCGGCCGAAGAGACTACTCCGGAAAAGTACCTGATCAACCGATCGCCTCGCTACAAAGTCGCCGGAAATCGTGCTACTACAAGTTGCCCAAGGAAAGTGTTGAGAAGGCTAAAGGTCCGagaagctcaagcttgagtccTAAAAAACCACGACCATCGGTCTCAAAAACTCCGGGATTCTTGACGGTTGGATCGAAACAACCTGTGAAGAGAGATGGACTTACCAATTTAACACAGCCTAAGACTCTCTTCCCAGACAATGTAGCAGGTATCGGCCGAAGAGACTACTCCGGGAAAGTTCCTGATCAACCGATCGCCTCGCTGCAAATTCGCCGGAAATCGTGCTACTACAAGTTGCCCAAGGAAGGTATTGAGAAAGCTAAAGGTCCAagaagctcaagcttgagtccAAAAAAACCACGACCATCGATCTCAAAAACTCCGGGATTCTTGACGGTTGGATCGAAAAAACCTGTGAAGAGAGATGGAGTTATCAATTTAACACAGCCTAAAACCCTCTTTCAGGGAGAAGAAGCTGGCGGCGGAAGAAAACCAGTGGCTGGGAATATGAAAAGCTCGAGGGTCGTCGGCAGCCGGTATGTTAAGACTTCTACCGTGTCTAAAAAAGGCGTAGCTGCATGTGGCTCACAGACTAACCTGAAAGTCATAGGCAAACAGTCGTTGCAGGCAAGCAGAAAGGAAGTAGCTAAGAAAACAGGAGGGGAGGCTAGAAGACAACCAGCGAAGGAGGTTCTTGACGCCGATAATGGAACGGTTGACAATGGAGAGCCTGTAACTCCCCAGAAACCTGAGCAGGAAAGTCCGGCACCCCGTCGGAAGATGTGGATGCAAGAATCTCCAGTCACCGCCATGGCCAATCTTCTTCCCAAGATCAGAACAATCCGAACGACGCCAGAAAGCCCTCGTGATTCAGGCTGCGTCAAGAGAGCTGTAGACCGCATTGGGATGTTATCATACTTTCAGGAAGATGAATTGGTATCAAGTAGATCGCTTGATCCCCTCTCTTTTGTGGAAGAATGA
- the LOC116250454 gene encoding uncharacterized protein LOC116250454 isoform X3 yields the protein MLAFTEATDTPNIHVFDNAAFSDDEEEDKEEMATVNVSWGSPRPSFFDSMESDSGKENRSPDAFSSVAYSWRPQKPLKPQSGTTVEKPLKSILKNGVSSAAKNTSESDRISAGIEDIENQIRRLTGKLAELRLQQAAAAEAEGQAQGKQHAECEKNKGEKEKKREVEVMVGDSCNLQTAACVKQPVRRGRIVAAKFMTGVASLHKKMVELQEPPTRFQQDRRKSCFTRLPLEEQKEMRKVSRSLSLSPRKPAPRIFKISGFPTVGAKVPVRKADVTTLAKPKALFPDNVAGSGRRDYSGKVPDQPIASLQSRRKSCYYKLPKESVEKAKGPRSSSLSPKKPRPSVSKTPGFLTVGSKQPVKRDGLTNLTQPKTLFPDNVAGIGRRDYSGKVPDQPIASLQIRRKSCYYKLPKEGIEKAKGPRSSSLSPKKPRPSISKTPGFLTVGSKKPVKRDGVINLTQPKTLFQGEEAGGGRKPVAGNMKSSRVVGSRQTVVAGKQKGSS from the exons ATGTTGGCGTTCACCGAAGCCACGGATACCCCAAACATTCATGTTTTCGACAACGCCGCCTTTtctgatgatgaagaagaggacaAAGAAGAGATGGCCACCGTAAACGTCTCGTGGGGGTCACCTCGGCCGAGCTTCTTCGATTCGATGGAATCGGACTCCGGCAAGGAAAACCGGAGCCCGGACGCTTTCTCATCGGTTGCCTATTCTTGGCGGCCGCAGAAGCCGCTTAAGCCTCAATCTGGAACCACTGTGGAGAAGCCCTTGAAATCGATCCTGAAAAATGGTGTTTCTTCTGCGGCCAAGAACACGTCCGAGAGCGACAGGATTTCTGCAGGGATCGAAGATATTGAGAACCAGATCAGGCGTTTGACGGGAAAATTGGCCGAGCTCCGACTCCAACAAGCAGCGGCTGCCGAAGCAGAGGGGCAGGCACAGGGGAAGCAGCATGCAGAATGTGAAAAGAAcaagggagaaaaggaaaagaagcgGGAAGTGGAGGTCATGGTTGGAGATTCCTGCAATCTCCAGACTGCAGCCTGCGTGAAGCAGCCGGTGAGGCGGGGAAGAATTGTGGCGGCCAAGTTCATGACGGGCGTCGCATCCTTGCATAAGAAAATGGTGGAGTTGCAGGAACCGCCAACCAGATTCCAGCAAGACCGCCGTAAATCTTGCTTCACAAGGCTTCCTTTAGAAGAGCAAAAGGAAATGAGGAAAGTCTCGAGGAGTCTGAGCCTCAGTCCTCGAAAACCTGCGCCACGGATTTTCAAAATCAGTGGTTTCCCCACAGTTGGAGCAAAAGTTCCGGTAAGAAAAGCCGATGTTACCACATTAGCCAAACCTAAGGCTCTCTTCCCAGACAATGTAGCAGGTAGCGGCCGAAGAGACTACTCCGGAAAAGTACCTGATCAACCGATCGCCTCGCTACAAAGTCGCCGGAAATCGTGCTACTACAAGTTGCCCAAGGAAAGTGTTGAGAAGGCTAAAGGTCCGagaagctcaagcttgagtccTAAAAAACCACGACCATCGGTCTCAAAAACTCCGGGATTCTTGACGGTTGGATCGAAACAACCTGTGAAGAGAGATGGACTTACCAATTTAACACAGCCTAAGACTCTCTTCCCAGACAATGTAGCAGGTATCGGCCGAAGAGACTACTCCGGGAAAGTTCCTGATCAACCGATCGCCTCGCTGCAAATTCGCCGGAAATCGTGCTACTACAAGTTGCCCAAGGAAGGTATTGAGAAAGCTAAAGGTCCAagaagctcaagcttgagtccAAAAAAACCACGACCATCGATCTCAAAAACTCCGGGATTCTTGACGGTTGGATCGAAAAAACCTGTGAAGAGAGATGGAGTTATCAATTTAACACAGCCTAAAACCCTCTTTCAGGGAGAAGAAGCTGGCGGCGGAAGAAAACCAGTGGCTGGGAATATGAAAAGCTCGAGGGTCGTCGGCAGCCG GCAAACAGTCGTTGCAGGCAAGCAGAAAGGAAGTAGCTAA